A stretch of the Paenibacillus dendritiformis genome encodes the following:
- a CDS encoding ABC transporter ATP-binding protein, translated as MSTPILEVSGLKTYYRTRLKEEVHAVDGVDFALEEGKTLGIAGESGCGKSTLALSLMGFYAPPLHYRSGSITIGGTDIMKLSREELRTRILGRSIAYIPQAAMNALNPTQRIIRFIEDVMKEHRPELSRKQVQALAAERLESLNLPVKVLHAFPSELSGGMKQRTVIAISTILNPAVLIADEPTSALDVTSQKSVVKLLKDLLANKFIRSLVFITHELPLLYHVTDEIMVMYAGQIVERGTAEQMIFDPVHPYTKKLMGSIIVPEAGMKGHKLSAIPGAPPNLKQPITGCRFAERCEYAREACREAPIASRLDEGRRYRCLFDAGTLREWYASDKD; from the coding sequence ATGAGCACACCGATATTGGAAGTGAGCGGCTTGAAAACGTATTACCGGACACGGCTGAAGGAGGAAGTGCATGCGGTGGACGGGGTTGATTTTGCGCTAGAGGAAGGGAAGACGCTGGGCATCGCGGGGGAATCCGGCTGCGGGAAGTCGACGCTTGCGCTCAGCCTGATGGGCTTCTACGCTCCGCCGCTGCATTACCGCAGCGGCTCGATCACGATCGGCGGCACGGACATCATGAAGCTGAGCCGGGAGGAGCTGCGAACCCGCATACTGGGCCGAAGCATCGCTTATATTCCACAGGCGGCGATGAACGCGCTCAATCCGACGCAGAGGATTATCCGCTTCATCGAGGATGTGATGAAGGAGCACCGGCCCGAGCTGAGCCGGAAGCAGGTGCAGGCATTGGCCGCCGAACGGCTGGAGTCGCTGAATCTGCCGGTAAAGGTATTGCATGCGTTCCCGAGTGAGCTCTCGGGCGGCATGAAGCAGCGGACGGTGATCGCGATCTCGACGATCCTGAATCCGGCCGTCCTGATCGCGGATGAGCCTACCTCGGCGCTGGACGTCACTTCGCAGAAGAGCGTCGTCAAGCTGCTGAAGGATCTGCTCGCCAACAAATTCATTCGCTCGCTCGTCTTTATTACGCATGAGCTGCCGCTCCTGTACCATGTCACCGACGAGATTATGGTGATGTACGCCGGGCAGATTGTGGAGCGGGGCACGGCGGAGCAGATGATCTTCGATCCGGTTCATCCTTATACGAAGAAGCTGATGGGCTCGATCATCGTGCCGGAAGCGGGCATGAAGGGGCATAAGCTGTCTGCGATTCCGGGGGCGCCCCCGAATCTGAAGCAGCCGATCACAGGCTGCCGCTTCGCCGAACGATGCGAATACGCGCGGGAGGCATGCAGGGAGGCCCCGATCGCAAGCAGGCTGGATGAGGGACGGCGGTACCGCTGTCTGTTCGATGCCGGGACGCTAAGGGAGTGGTATGCCAGTGACAAAGACTAG
- a CDS encoding ABC transporter permease gives MNAYSKYFLKKLVWYGVTFIIAIGLNFLLPRLIEGNPVSMIAAKMTKGMTDSDSIKRVYETFIQEFGIDQPLGTQFLIYVKNLFAGDLGTSFGLYPKKVTEILASAVPWTVGLQLPAILVGWIIGNILGAVAAYKKGIYDKVIFPAALFVNSIPFFTLAIIMLYLFGLTLHWFPLSGGYDYQLAPQFSLEFVGSVLRHHTLPFLSIVLVTIGGQAIGMREMSIYELNSDYVRYSKLLGIRDARVAGYVFKNAMLPQITGLALSIGTMIGGSLICEIVFSYPGLGTWLFTAIRQLDYPLISGCTLLIAISVLLANFTIEIVYGMIDPRIKAAQMEER, from the coding sequence TTGAATGCCTATTCCAAATATTTTCTCAAAAAGCTGGTCTGGTATGGAGTTACCTTCATCATTGCTATCGGGCTGAACTTCCTGCTTCCGAGACTGATCGAAGGCAATCCGGTCAGCATGATTGCGGCGAAGATGACGAAGGGCATGACGGACAGCGATTCGATCAAGCGGGTGTACGAGACCTTCATACAGGAATTCGGGATCGATCAGCCGCTGGGGACGCAGTTTTTGATTTATGTCAAAAATTTGTTCGCGGGCGACCTTGGCACGTCGTTCGGGCTGTATCCGAAAAAGGTAACCGAGATTTTGGCCTCCGCCGTTCCGTGGACGGTAGGCCTGCAGCTTCCGGCCATTCTCGTCGGCTGGATTATCGGCAATATACTTGGTGCGGTAGCCGCCTATAAGAAGGGCATTTACGACAAGGTCATCTTTCCGGCGGCGCTGTTCGTCAATTCGATTCCGTTCTTCACGCTGGCCATTATCATGCTGTACCTGTTCGGCCTGACCTTGCACTGGTTCCCGCTCTCGGGAGGCTACGACTACCAGCTGGCGCCGCAGTTCAGTCTCGAATTCGTCGGCTCTGTCCTGCGGCATCATACGCTGCCGTTCCTGTCCATCGTGCTCGTCACGATTGGCGGCCAGGCAATCGGCATGCGAGAGATGTCCATCTATGAGCTGAACTCCGACTATGTACGGTACAGCAAGCTGCTCGGAATACGGGATGCCCGCGTAGCCGGTTATGTATTCAAAAATGCGATGCTGCCCCAGATCACCGGGTTAGCCCTGTCCATCGGCACGATGATTGGCGGATCGCTTATCTGCGAGATCGTGTTCAGCTATCCCGGTCTGGGCACCTGGCTGTTCACCGCGATTCGGCAGCTCGATTATCCGCTGATCTCCGGCTGCACGCTGCTTATCGCCATCTCCGTGCTGCTGGCCAACTTCACGATCGAGATCGTGTACGGAATGATTGATCCCCGCATCAAGGCGGCTCAAATGGAGGAACGTTAA
- a CDS encoding ABC transporter permease, giving the protein MSHSIRILTKSPKFMAGAVTFSVMVLFVLIYPLINRNDPLEMIALAFQPPGGDLLLGSDNFGRDVFLQLVYGIKTSIKVGLIAGVCATVLGLVIGLCSGYIGGLVDNLLTAVTNIFIVIPSFIILILVSVSIDSRSSLVTALIIGITSWPWTARAVRAQTVSLRNRDHVHIAKISGHNTSRIIVFEILPYIASYVVMAFVLQTASGILSEASISMLGLGPYNTISLGILMNWALVFEAPVAGAWWAFIPAAFAIAIITFSLYLMNTGMDEIFNPKIRS; this is encoded by the coding sequence ATGAGCCATTCGATACGCATTTTGACGAAATCGCCGAAGTTCATGGCGGGCGCCGTCACCTTTTCCGTTATGGTCCTGTTCGTTCTCATTTACCCCCTCATCAACCGGAACGATCCGCTGGAGATGATCGCGCTCGCGTTCCAGCCGCCGGGCGGAGATTTGCTGCTCGGATCGGATAATTTCGGCCGGGACGTGTTCCTTCAATTGGTCTATGGCATCAAGACGTCGATCAAGGTCGGGCTGATTGCGGGCGTATGCGCGACGGTCCTCGGGCTGGTCATCGGCCTCTGCTCCGGCTATATCGGCGGGCTCGTCGATAATCTGCTGACGGCGGTAACCAATATCTTCATCGTCATTCCGTCCTTCATCATCCTCATTCTCGTCTCTGTCAGCATCGACTCGCGCAGCTCGCTCGTGACGGCGCTCATTATCGGCATCACAAGCTGGCCGTGGACGGCGCGCGCCGTCCGGGCGCAGACGGTGTCGCTGCGGAACCGGGATCATGTTCATATCGCCAAAATATCGGGCCACAACACTTCACGCATTATCGTATTCGAGATTTTGCCGTACATCGCTTCCTATGTCGTGATGGCGTTCGTCCTGCAGACCGCGTCCGGCATCTTGTCGGAGGCGTCGATCAGCATGCTCGGCCTGGGCCCGTACAACACGATCTCGCTCGGCATATTGATGAACTGGGCGCTCGTGTTCGAGGCGCCGGTGGCAGGCGCCTGGTGGGCCTTCATCCCGGCGGCGTTCGCGATTGCCATCATTACGTTCTCGCTCTATCTGATGAATACCGGAATGGATGAAATATTCAATCCGAAAATTAGGAGCTGA
- a CDS encoding ABC transporter ATP-binding protein, translating to MPVTKTSGEVLLRGERVSKIFGYGKQRTAAVREVDFAIHEGEIISIVGESGSGKTTLAKIMMGLLRESAGRIDYKGRPRNLRSHAKRRAYWKEFQAIFQDPFAAFNMFYKVEKLLLDCIRLQGLKLTKEEQQQRMTEACSFVNLEFKELYNKYPFELSGGQMQRLMIARIFMLHPKVLIADEPTSMVDACSRSTILDMLMKLREDNNMTILFITHDVGLAYYVSDTIYIMEQGRIVERGPAEEIILRPQHPYTSQLIADVPKIYEAWDLS from the coding sequence ATGCCAGTGACAAAGACTAGCGGCGAAGTTCTGCTGCGCGGTGAGCGGGTCAGCAAAATATTCGGATATGGCAAGCAGCGCACGGCGGCGGTGCGGGAGGTCGACTTCGCGATTCATGAAGGCGAGATCATCTCGATCGTGGGAGAGAGCGGCAGCGGCAAGACGACGCTCGCGAAGATCATGATGGGGCTGCTGCGGGAGTCGGCGGGGCGCATCGATTATAAGGGCCGGCCCCGCAATCTGCGTTCGCATGCGAAGCGGCGGGCGTATTGGAAGGAGTTCCAGGCGATATTCCAGGATCCGTTCGCCGCGTTCAATATGTTCTATAAGGTGGAAAAGCTGCTGCTGGACTGCATCCGCCTCCAGGGGTTGAAGCTGACGAAGGAGGAGCAGCAGCAGCGGATGACGGAGGCTTGCTCGTTCGTCAACCTGGAGTTCAAGGAGCTGTACAACAAATATCCGTTCGAGCTGTCCGGCGGCCAGATGCAGCGGCTGATGATCGCGCGCATCTTCATGCTGCACCCGAAGGTGCTGATCGCGGATGAGCCGACCTCGATGGTCGACGCGTGCTCGCGCTCGACGATACTGGATATGCTGATGAAGCTGCGGGAAGACAACAATATGACGATTCTGTTCATTACGCATGATGTCGGCCTGGCTTATTATGTAAGCGATACGATCTATATTATGGAGCAGGGGCGGATCGTGGAGCGCGGCCCGGCGGAGGAGATCATTTTGCGCCCGCAGCATCCCTATACGAGCCAGTTGATTGCGGATGTTCCGAAAATTTATGAAGCTTGGGATTTGTCTTAA
- a CDS encoding ABC transporter substrate-binding protein — protein sequence MKLVSAFRPILATVVALLLLAGCTGGATPPPVSQSADPGGGSKAAPPPSSDPKTPAEGAKETPRQETLYVNGLQWGPPTNFNLLSGNPSFPIEYGSARELVYETMFMINQLDGGIEPLLGTEFEWTDDLTLRIGLNPKAAWSDGQPFTADDVVYTYGLGKRYDINWSSFWTYIEDVTAEGTNTVQIKLKPSNPNKLTVLDSIVLIPMLPKHIWEELEKKANNDLSALRKEVNADPIGTGPYKMHFYNDQKITLVRDDNYWGQALFGKLPAPKYITHIIFKDNAAGDLALKSGQVDVSQQFIPQVWKMWEDGAPIKTFLPDPPHYVPGSMPSVFFNLSKPGLDQPEVRRAIAMSIDYQKIAELAISGYSAPMQPSLTLNTDAEAKYVDWEAIRALQWSTDIDGANALLDSVGAEKGKDGIRVLNGVRLGPYEIECPYGWSDWNAALEIVAQSAKKIGIEIRTKFPEAPIWTNDLQTGKFDIIMNTPAGGVNPSQPWDRARTIMYSKGVAPLGEMAFWNWGRYRNDRADAIIEQIPTVSDEAELKKLYTELTQIWLKDIPSIPLMYRPWEFHTVNESVWKGFPVSGDGTNIPPQIGMDGAGIKALYQIHN from the coding sequence ATGAAGCTTGTCAGCGCATTTCGTCCTATCTTGGCAACCGTGGTGGCTCTATTGCTGCTTGCCGGATGCACGGGAGGGGCGACGCCTCCGCCGGTCAGCCAGTCCGCCGACCCGGGAGGCGGTTCGAAGGCGGCCCCGCCGCCGTCATCCGATCCGAAGACGCCCGCTGAGGGGGCGAAGGAGACGCCGCGTCAGGAGACGTTGTATGTGAACGGCTTGCAGTGGGGGCCTCCGACCAACTTCAACCTGTTAAGCGGCAACCCGTCTTTTCCGATCGAATACGGGAGCGCGCGCGAGCTCGTCTACGAGACGATGTTCATGATCAACCAGCTGGACGGCGGGATTGAACCTCTGCTCGGAACCGAATTTGAATGGACGGACGATCTGACGCTGCGCATCGGCCTGAACCCGAAGGCCGCGTGGAGCGACGGGCAGCCCTTCACAGCGGACGATGTCGTGTATACGTACGGCCTGGGCAAGAGGTACGACATTAACTGGAGCAGCTTCTGGACGTATATAGAGGACGTCACGGCCGAGGGGACCAATACCGTACAGATTAAGCTGAAGCCTTCGAACCCGAATAAGCTGACCGTTCTCGACAGCATTGTCTTGATCCCGATGCTGCCGAAGCATATTTGGGAGGAGCTGGAGAAAAAGGCGAACAATGATCTGTCGGCGCTGCGCAAGGAAGTGAATGCGGATCCGATTGGGACGGGGCCGTACAAGATGCATTTCTACAACGATCAAAAGATAACGCTTGTCCGCGATGACAACTATTGGGGCCAGGCCTTGTTCGGCAAGCTGCCTGCGCCGAAATACATTACGCATATTATTTTCAAGGACAATGCGGCCGGCGATCTCGCCCTGAAAAGCGGTCAAGTGGACGTATCGCAGCAGTTCATTCCGCAAGTATGGAAGATGTGGGAGGACGGAGCGCCGATAAAGACGTTCCTGCCCGATCCGCCGCATTATGTGCCGGGCTCGATGCCGTCCGTTTTCTTCAACCTGTCGAAGCCGGGCCTGGATCAGCCGGAAGTGCGAAGAGCGATTGCGATGAGCATCGACTATCAGAAAATCGCCGAGCTGGCCATAAGCGGCTATTCGGCGCCGATGCAGCCGTCGCTCACCCTCAATACGGACGCGGAAGCGAAGTACGTCGATTGGGAGGCGATTCGGGCTCTGCAATGGTCGACGGACATCGACGGGGCGAACGCGCTGCTGGACAGCGTCGGGGCCGAGAAGGGGAAGGACGGCATCCGCGTCCTGAACGGCGTCCGGCTCGGGCCTTATGAGATCGAATGCCCGTACGGCTGGTCCGACTGGAACGCCGCCCTCGAGATTGTGGCGCAGAGCGCGAAGAAGATCGGCATCGAGATCCGGACCAAGTTCCCGGAAGCGCCGATCTGGACGAACGACCTCCAGACCGGGAAGTTCGATATCATCATGAACACGCCGGCCGGCGGCGTGAATCCGAGCCAGCCATGGGACCGGGCGCGAACGATTATGTACTCGAAAGGCGTCGCTCCGCTGGGCGAGATGGCGTTCTGGAATTGGGGGCGGTACCGGAACGATCGGGCGGATGCCATCATTGAGCAGATCCCGACTGTCTCGGATGAAGCCGAGTTGAAGAAGCTGTATACCGAGCTGACCCAGATCTGGCTGAAGGACATTCCATCGATTCCGCTGATGTACCGGCCGTGGGAATTCCACACGGTGAATGAATCGGTATGGAAGGGCTTCCCGGTGAGCGGCGACGGCACCAACATTCCGCCTCAGATTGGGATGGACGGAGCCGGCATCAAGGCCTTGTACCAGATCCATAACTAG
- a CDS encoding GNAT family N-acetyltransferase has translation MIRIAPITADQLEELAVLYTELDGSATNRERLREKFALLQDHPDYLLLGAVHESGRLAGSVMGIACQDLTGDCRPFMVLENMIVTEAFHRSGIGQMLVQAVEQAAQERGCHSVMLFSSTWRSDAHRFYEKLGFLKDAAYGFVKPL, from the coding sequence ATGATTCGAATTGCCCCCATTACGGCCGATCAGCTTGAGGAGTTGGCGGTCTTATATACCGAACTGGATGGCAGCGCGACGAATCGGGAACGGCTGCGGGAGAAATTCGCCCTGCTTCAGGACCACCCGGATTACTTGCTGCTCGGGGCCGTGCATGAATCCGGTCGGCTCGCCGGTTCGGTCATGGGCATTGCATGCCAGGACCTGACCGGGGACTGCCGCCCGTTCATGGTGCTGGAGAACATGATTGTGACCGAGGCGTTCCATCGTTCCGGCATCGGACAAATGCTCGTCCAAGCGGTAGAGCAAGCGGCGCAGGAGCGCGGCTGCCACAGCGTTATGCTCTTCTCCAGCACCTGGCGCAGCGACGCGCACCGCTTCTATGAGAAGCTGGGCTTCTTGAAGGATGCGGCCTATGGCTTCGTCAAGCCGCTATAG